ACCGGGTTGAGCCGGGCCTGTACCGGCTCGGTAACCCGACACCGGATTCGCCGGTCTTTGTTTCGGCGAATTACACCCTGAGTTTCGATGCCCTGCGGTCAGCGCTTGGTGGCCGGGACAGTTACATCCTCGTACTTGATACAAAAGGTATCAACGTCTGGTGCGCCGCGGGAAAAGGTACATTCGGGACCGAAGAACTCGTGCGGCGCATCGAAGTATCCGGCCTTGACGGGATAGTCCGGCACAGGAAACTCATCCTCCCCCAGCTTGGGGCGCCGGGTGTATCCTGGCCGGAGGTTATGAGAAAGACCGGCTTTGGTATCGAATACGGGCCGGTCCGGGCACGCGATCTTCCCGAGTACCTCAAATCGCATAAAGCAACTCCGGAGATGCGCCAGGTAACATTTCCGCTGTGGGACCGTATGGTACTGATCCCGGTGGAACTCGCCCACATTGCCCTCCCGGCTCTTGCAGCAGCACTCGCCCTCTGGTTCCTCGCTGAACCCGCAGCCGGTCTTGCCGCAGTTGTCGCAGTCGTTGCGGGAACCGTTCTCTTCCCAATCCTGCTCCCCGTTCTCCCCACGCACGACTTCTCCACCAAGGGCCTCATTCTCGGGATAATTGTCGCACTCCCGTTTGCCATCCTGTGGGGCGGAACAACTTCCCTGCCGTGGTGGGCACGGGCAGCAGGTGCATTAACACCGCTCCTCATCATACCAGCCGTGACTGCATATCTCGCGCTCAACTTCACGGGGTCGACAACATTCACGTCAAGGACAGGAGTAAAAAAAGAGATCTACCGGTATGTCCCGGTCATGGTTCTTATGGCAGGTGCCGGAATGGCACTGGGAATCATTCTCGGCCTTTGCCGGCTCATGGGGTGGGCATGATGTTTGATTCGTACACGGAGAATACCCTCAGGCTCCATACCGACCGGTGTATAAACTGCAGGCGCTGCACTGAAGTGTGCCCGCACGCGGTCTTCGCTGCGGGAGAAGATACGGTCACCATAGCCCGGCCTGCTGCCTGCATGGAGTGCGGGGCATGTGCAGGGAACTGCCCGGTGCAGGCAATCGAAGTAGAGAGCGGTGTCGGCTGTGCCTGGGCGATGATAGGTGCAGCCCTGCGGGGAAAAGACCTGGACAGCGGGGAGTGCAGCTGCGGCGGGGACGACAGCACCTGCTGTGGTGGCGGAGAGAACAGATGACAAAGAAAGTCCGGGTTCTTTTCGTCTGCACGGCAAACGCTGCCCGCTCGCAGATGGCCGAGGGGCTGCTCCGGGCAAAATATGGTGACCGGTATGAAGCATTCAGCGCCGGGACACGGCAATCAACATTGAGCCCGGACGCAGTTGCTGCAATGCGGGAGATCGGGATCGACATCTCGCACCACCGCTCAAAAACCCTTGACGAAGTTGCCGGGCAGCCCATCGATATCGCAGTAACGGTCTGCGACCGTGCGCACCAGGTCTGTCCGCTCATCCCTTTTGCAAAAAAAACGATTCACTGCGGATTTATGGATCCCCATACCGTGAAAGGCGCCCCCGGAGATATTGCCGGGGCCTACCGGTCAGTCCGCGATGCAATGGCCGCGTGGATCGACAGGGAATTCGGCGGATATCTTCCTGCGTGAGCGGGTATCGCTGATCCACCACTCCCGGGTATACCGACACGGCACTTTTTCGCAAATGCCTTTCCCATGAAAATTAACTAAGTTGAGTTAACAATTCACATCAGAATAAAGTCTGGAATTTTAATTTTCATGGTTTGGGTGTGAACGCCCGTTCATGTGCGTTTCTACAAGAAGATTGATGGGATATTATCGCCATCATTCAAAGAGGAAGTGCAGATCATGAAGAAGGCAAAGAAGAGAGATATCTATGAAGAATCGCTCTCCCTCCATGAAAAATACCAGGGAAAGATCGAAGTTCATTCCAAAGTTGCCCTTGCCAACCGGAGAGATCTCTCCCTTGCCTACACCCCCGGCGTTGCTGCGGTCTGCAGGGAGATTGCAAAGGATAAGACCCTGGCCTACAAGTACACGCTGAAAGCCAACACCATCGCAATCGTGAGTGACGGTTCACGTGTTCTCTCCCAGGGAAATATCGGAGGCTATGCTGCAATCCCGGTCATGGAGGGGAAGGCACTTCTCTTCAAAAAACTGGCCGGGATCGACGCGTTCCCCATCTGTTTTGAGAGTTACAATACACAATTCGCGGACAATGTCAGGAATATCGCCCCGGTCTTCGGGGGAATTGCCCTTGAGGACATCGCCGCTCCCAAATGTTTCGAGCTCGAAGAGTCCCTGCAGGGTATCGGCATCCCGGTGATGCACGACGACCAGCACGGTACTGCCGTTGTGGTTCTCGCGGCGCTCCTGAATGCCTGCCGGGTCACAAAAAAGCGTTTTGAGGACCTGAACGTCGTGGTCTGCGGTGCAGGGGCTGCCGGTTTTGCCATCATACGGATGCTGAAGTGCATCGGGTACAACCCTGACCTCTGCAGCACGGTCAACGATATTATCGTGTGCGACCGGGAAGGCATTATCCACCGCCATCGCCCGGGACTGTACGCGAACAAATACAAATTCATTATCGGGGATGAGACGAACCACACCGGGCGGACCGGAACGCTTGCCGATGCCATGGAGGGTGCAGATGTCTGTATCGGTGTCTCGGTGCCGGGGATCATCACCCAGCCGATGGTGCGATCCATGAACGACGATCCCATTATTTTTGCCCTCGCCCACCCGATGCCGGAGATCCTCCCCCACGACGCGCTCCAGGCAGGGGCTGCTATTGTCGGTACCGGGAGGGGGGAATATCCCAACCAGATCAACTATGCCCTGGCATTCCCGGGAATCTTCCGCGGAGCGCTGGATGTCGCTGCTTCGCGAATATCCGATGAGATGAAAGTGGCAGCCGCCCATGCCCTGGCGGGTTACATCAAACATCCCAGAAAAGACCGGATCCTTCCTAAGATCCTTAACAGGAACGTCGTAACCACAGTTGCTGCTGCTGTACGTGAGGCAGCGGTTGC
Above is a window of uncultured Methanoregula sp. DNA encoding:
- the hgcA gene encoding mercury methylation corrinoid protein HgcA, with amino-acid sequence MEPEKTERCGCSNETAAPGCGCQGKTIAPAGIRTTDSIITMANRFDHFLARWAVRRGDHRVEPGLYRLGNPTPDSPVFVSANYTLSFDALRSALGGRDSYILVLDTKGINVWCAAGKGTFGTEELVRRIEVSGLDGIVRHRKLILPQLGAPGVSWPEVMRKTGFGIEYGPVRARDLPEYLKSHKATPEMRQVTFPLWDRMVLIPVELAHIALPALAAALALWFLAEPAAGLAAVVAVVAGTVLFPILLPVLPTHDFSTKGLILGIIVALPFAILWGGTTSLPWWARAAGALTPLLIIPAVTAYLALNFTGSTTFTSRTGVKKEIYRYVPVMVLMAGAGMALGIILGLCRLMGWA
- the hgcB gene encoding mercury methylation ferredoxin HgcB, with translation MMFDSYTENTLRLHTDRCINCRRCTEVCPHAVFAAGEDTVTIARPAACMECGACAGNCPVQAIEVESGVGCAWAMIGAALRGKDLDSGECSCGGDDSTCCGGGENR
- a CDS encoding arsenate reductase ArsC; translated protein: MTKKVRVLFVCTANAARSQMAEGLLRAKYGDRYEAFSAGTRQSTLSPDAVAAMREIGIDISHHRSKTLDEVAGQPIDIAVTVCDRAHQVCPLIPFAKKTIHCGFMDPHTVKGAPGDIAGAYRSVRDAMAAWIDREFGGYLPA
- a CDS encoding NADP-dependent malic enzyme, with the protein product MRFYKKIDGILSPSFKEEVQIMKKAKKRDIYEESLSLHEKYQGKIEVHSKVALANRRDLSLAYTPGVAAVCREIAKDKTLAYKYTLKANTIAIVSDGSRVLSQGNIGGYAAIPVMEGKALLFKKLAGIDAFPICFESYNTQFADNVRNIAPVFGGIALEDIAAPKCFELEESLQGIGIPVMHDDQHGTAVVVLAALLNACRVTKKRFEDLNVVVCGAGAAGFAIIRMLKCIGYNPDLCSTVNDIIVCDREGIIHRHRPGLYANKYKFIIGDETNHTGRTGTLADAMEGADVCIGVSVPGIITQPMVRSMNDDPIIFALAHPMPEILPHDALQAGAAIVGTGRGEYPNQINYALAFPGIFRGALDVAASRISDEMKVAAAHALAGYIKHPRKDRILPKILNRNVVTTVAAAVREAAVASGCARTIE